The following DNA comes from Lentibacillus sp. Marseille-P4043.
TGCTATTCAACCATTATGGCCCACAAAACTGGTGGCCTGCTGATACACACTTTGAAATGTTAATCGGTTCCATACTTGTTCAAAATACGAATTGGCGAAATGCTAACAAGGCATTGCAAAAACTAAAGCCTTATATGGATCCTGAATTAATTGATCAATTGTCTGCAGAAGAGCTTGCGCAGCTTATCAGATCAAGTGGATTTTTCAATATAAAAGCCAAGCGTATAAAAGCATTTATTGGATGGTTTAAAAACTATCATTATGACATTGACAAAATTAAAAAGATAGATAGATGGGAATTGCGCAATGAACTGCTAAACATAAACGGCATTGGTCGGGAAACCGCTGATGTTATGCTACTTTATGGATTTGATAAACCCATATTTGTTGCTGATGCTTATGCAAGAAGGATTTTTTATCGAATGGGATATGATATGCAGACATCCTACGATGGATTTCGTCAGCAAATTGAGAAAGATTTTCCGGACGACTTACAATTATATAATGAATTTCATGCACTTTTAGTGGAACATGCGAAGCAATTTTGCAGGGTGAAACCGATATGTGAAACTTGTCCATTGGCAAATAATTGTGATCAAAGATTGGATTAAGTACTTCTAAGGCGACGGAAACAAGCAAAAAACGATACACAGATGCGGAAGTTAAAAGTTAACAAAGATATGTTACACAAACTCATTGACAGTTCAAAAAATTGATATATAATATAAAAAGCCTATACCATTAGCGATGATAATTTAAATAAAAGATAATCTTGAGCACATTGTTATAGAAGTTATGTTAAGAAGCGGGTGAAGAGTAACCGCTTCTTTTATATTTGGATTACCATTAATCATTTTGTATGTAGGAGCGTAAAAAATATGTTAAAAGCTTATTTGTGGCTTACTGTTTGTGTTGTCGTTTGGGGAAGTAATTTTGTATTTGGAAAGATATTAGTTCAAGATTTTTCCCCAACCCTGTTAACATCATTAAGACTATTCTTTATTGTATTTGTTTTAACTGGAATAGCGCTTTCTAAAAAGCATGTAAAACGACTAAATAAGAACGATTTACTTGCAATATTGTTTCTGGGAATTATTGGTGTTTTCGTTAATCAATGGTCTTTTTTTGTTGGTTTACAAACAGCTGATCCAACAACATCTGCATTAATTCTAGCAACAACGCCCATTTTAACCGGCTTTTTAGCTGCAATTTTTTTGAAGGAAAAAATAACGATACGTACATTGTTGGGTTCTGTCGTTGCGATTATAGGAATTTATTTGGTTGTTACAAAAGGAGACTTAACCTCTATAAACATTGATAAAGGCCTAATATGGATTGTAGTAACGATGATCACATTCGCCATAATGATTATTATAACTAGAGTTCTCTCTCAAAGGGTTGATCCACTTTCCATTACGTTCTATTCAAATATTGTCGGATTTATTGTCTCAATCCCTTTTGTTTTCATAATTGACCGTCCAATGCGAATAAGTGTCGCCATTCCTGATTGGGCTCTTCTAATTGGAACAGCCGTTATTGTCCATGGAATAGCTACCCTTATTTGGAATAACAACATTCGCCATGTTGACGCTTCAAAAGCATCAATTCTATCCAATTTAGAACCTTTTGTCGCCATGATTGTCGGATTACTTTTACTTTCCAAGCCGGTTACAGGAATAGAATTGGTAGGATCAGTCTTTATCGTGGGGGGAGTCATCCTTTCCAGCTATCAACGAAAAAAAAGACAATTGGTAAAGAACAGCGAGTAATTGATAAACTCTAAATCTACTTGAGCATTTCAAGTGGCTGCATATGAAAAAATGTTGCCGAAAATCATCCCGGCACGTTTTCATGATAGCTTGTAAATCTTAGGAATGCTCTCTTAAACTTCAAGGTGAAGCTACTTATGAACGATTCCTAAGTTCCATCATATCTGATGTTAGCCTTGATACAAAGTTCCTAATAATGGCTGTGCTACTCTTTGTTTTTGACCAAACCAAAGCCATTCCCGGATAATCTTGTTCAAGATTAGCAATCTCGATTGGTACAATTTCTCCCGTTCGAGCATAAGGATCGTTTTTCACCGTATAATCGGGAGCTATTGTGATTGCCAAATTTTCGATGACAGCATTACGAATAGCATCCAAATTATTGGTCGAAAACAAAATATCTGCAGCGCCGAATTGGGTTGTGAGATCGTTGATAAACTCCCACATTCGATCATCATTGTAGATAACAAGCAAGTAGTTTCGAATTTCTTGTGGTGTGACTGATTTTGTAAAGGCTAACGGGGATTGTTTGCTCGCAGCTGCTATCATTTTTCCACGTAAGACAATTTCAAATACAATGTCTTCGTCCCTCATTTCTTTCCCTTCTCTGCTCAAACCAATTAGCCCAATATCAAGCCTATCTTGTTTTATATCATCTATAATAGCTTGTGATGCCTTTTCTGCAATCTCAATTTGTATATTTGGATAATCTTCTTTAAACGATGATAGCGTCTTAGGTAAGTACATCAAAGGACTCGGAATTGTTCCTAATCTTAATTTTCCACCTACCAAATTAAGACTCATGTCGGCTTCCAGTTTTATTTCTTCCAGTTTCTCCAATGTTTCTAAAGCCTTCTTGATAATTTTATAGCCCATATCTGTAGGTGTAGCCCCAAGTCGTGAGCGATTAAAAATTTTCACACCTAATTCAGCTTCTAGATTCGTGATCGACTGACTTATAGCTGATTGTGTAATGTGAAGTTGCTGGGCCACTGAAAGCGATCCCAATTTTGCGACTTCCGCGATGTATCTTAGTTGTTCGATATTCATATAGACACCCTCCCTTTACTATTAGTAAAACTTAACAAATTATCATTATAATTAAATATACATTATAGAAATGAGTTTGTATAATATAATTAGAAACTTCAGAATAGATTATTAACCACAAACTACATCGATCAGTAAAATCAGGAGGGGTATCAATGAAAACAGAAAATCTTGAAACGCAGGACATTTTTCAACGGATACCACATTTTGAGGAAGCTCATAATGACCCTAATCCGGGCAGACAGTTACAAAAAGTTAAGGAGGCCGTTCCAGGTTTTAAGGAATGGTTTAAAGAGACCGGTAAAGTAGCAGCGTTTTATTCTTTCGACTTGGTTACAGTTCCATGAAAATTGAATATGGGTTGTGGAGGGCGAAACGAAGTCTGTCACCGTATCTATGGTTTAAAAATCGTATGTTCATTGTACAATGGGAGGCTGAGGGCCGTACTTGGACACTGTTAAATGAGCCAACCGAAGCCGAATTGAGTGTGGGAACACCGTATTTTAAATCAACTGTAGAAAAGTTTGGTGAGTTTCTAAGTACAAAGGTAGTTTCCAAGTTTCATGGAACGGTTGAAGGTTATTTAGAACAAGCAGGACTTAAACCTGAGGATATTGATTTTATTACGTATGATCATCTTCACACTCAGGATATACGCCGATGGGTTGGTACAACTAAGCCACAAGCTGATCTTAGTCCACGTGAACCAATCAAACCCTATTTTCCTAATGCGAAATTGATCGTGCAAAAAAAGGAGTGGGATATATTGCCATATCTTCACCCATTGCAAACGATTTGGTATCAACCTGAGCAATTCGAGGATATACCTGAGGATCGAATCATATTCACAGAAGGGGATGTGCTTTTAGGACCGGGTGCCATGCTGATGTTTACTCCGGGCCACACACATGGCAATCATTCTTTGGTAGTTAATACGGATACAGGAATCTGGGTATCGAGTGAAAACGGGATCGCGGCGGAATGTTATGCACCAGAGGAAAGTGGCGTCCGCGCTCTAAGATCATATGCGAAAAAAACAGGATTCGATGTTGTCATCAATGGGAACACCCTTGAGGAAACGGCTAGACAATACAATTCCATGGTCCAGGAAAAATTAGTG
Coding sequences within:
- a CDS encoding endonuclease III domain-containing protein is translated as MQSNYQLTYDMLFNHYGPQNWWPADTHFEMLIGSILVQNTNWRNANKALQKLKPYMDPELIDQLSAEELAQLIRSSGFFNIKAKRIKAFIGWFKNYHYDIDKIKKIDRWELRNELLNINGIGRETADVMLLYGFDKPIFVADAYARRIFYRMGYDMQTSYDGFRQQIEKDFPDDLQLYNEFHALLVEHAKQFCRVKPICETCPLANNCDQRLD
- a CDS encoding DMT family transporter, which encodes MLKAYLWLTVCVVVWGSNFVFGKILVQDFSPTLLTSLRLFFIVFVLTGIALSKKHVKRLNKNDLLAILFLGIIGVFVNQWSFFVGLQTADPTTSALILATTPILTGFLAAIFLKEKITIRTLLGSVVAIIGIYLVVTKGDLTSINIDKGLIWIVVTMITFAIMIIITRVLSQRVDPLSITFYSNIVGFIVSIPFVFIIDRPMRISVAIPDWALLIGTAVIVHGIATLIWNNNIRHVDASKASILSNLEPFVAMIVGLLLLSKPVTGIELVGSVFIVGGVILSSYQRKKRQLVKNSE
- a CDS encoding LysR family transcriptional regulator, which produces MNIEQLRYIAEVAKLGSLSVAQQLHITQSAISQSITNLEAELGVKIFNRSRLGATPTDMGYKIIKKALETLEKLEEIKLEADMSLNLVGGKLRLGTIPSPLMYLPKTLSSFKEDYPNIQIEIAEKASQAIIDDIKQDRLDIGLIGLSREGKEMRDEDIVFEIVLRGKMIAAASKQSPLAFTKSVTPQEIRNYLLVIYNDDRMWEFINDLTTQFGAADILFSTNNLDAIRNAVIENLAITIAPDYTVKNDPYARTGEIVPIEIANLEQDYPGMALVWSKTKSSTAIIRNFVSRLTSDMMELRNRS